AATTAATTCTTCAGAAGCAGTATCAATATCTGCTCTAATGTTTTTTCGCTCTTTAAGAATTCTTAAATAACGTAATCCTTGATATCCTAAAATAAAAATGATTACTGTTGTAGATATTCTTAAAGGATAGTACGAGTAAATAAAACCGGTAAAGTTTAAACTGAATTTTATAACCAGAGCAAATATCCAAAGGACATAAACTAATAAGGTTAATCTAAAGAAATTATAGATCCACTTTAAATTGTCATATGTTAATATTCTGGTGAATAGTTTCTTCTTTCCTTTTAGAATATAATAGGAGTATACAAAAACTGAAATGGAACCTACAAAACTGATTAATTCTTCTATGGATGTATATCTTTCATATACGTAATTCAACTCATCTTTTGTTCCTCCACCAAGCGAATAGCTTAAAACAAAAGAAATTTGAGCAACACACAATACAATGAAAACTGTAATAAAGTATTTTAATAATTTTCTAGATTTCTCATAAATATCTAAGTAATTGATAAGAAATGCATAGAAAAAAGGTGCGCTTAAAAAATGCCATGGAATTTGAATGTAGTCCAACATAAATTTATGTTGAAATAGATTTCT
This genomic window from Tenacibaculum sp. 190524A05c contains:
- a CDS encoding helix-turn-helix domain-containing protein; its protein translation is MILTISLNNLQSWALERNLFQHKFMLDYIQIPWHFLSAPFFYAFLINYLDIYEKSRKLLKYFITVFIVLCVAQISFVLSYSLGGGTKDELNYVYERYTSIEELISFVGSISVFVYSYYILKGKKKLFTRILTYDNLKWIYNFFRLTLLVYVLWIFALVIKFSLNFTGFIYSYYPLRISTTVIIFILGYQGLRYLRILKERKNIRADIDTASEELISESDQEVKSVTEDNKYETQFLEIDKFIKSEKIYLQPKYTLQNLSGDLNIGSSTLSATINKNAKKSFVDYINEMRVKQAKKFLLDHKYEGYTIASIGLESGFNSKSAFYDVFKKHTGMTPLAFKNNNSEK